Below is a genomic region from Phalacrocorax carbo chromosome 10, bPhaCar2.1, whole genome shotgun sequence.
ATGTGTAGACAATCATGCTGCCTGAATTAGGATAGTCTAGGTTATTATACCTTTGTCTGTCTGCTCTTAGTCTCACATGAGTCTCCTTCCCTCATCCACATTCCAACAAAGGTGTTGTTGTCAATTTCCCATTCATGCCAGATCCTGAAAAAAGGAggacataattttattttaagttactggaaagaaaaaggtgaacACTCAGGATGAAAACCAGGAATACCCTTGCACCATGTTCAGTTTAGCTCtaaatacttcatttttgttctcttaGTATTTCCATTTCTTACAGCCAAGACCTTGGAAACACTGTAGTTTGTTATCCAGGCTGCTACGCAGGGCACATCAACATTACTTTGAAAGCACAGATTTGGATCAGCTTTCATTTTGCAAACCATTTGCACTTACAAATCCATGTTTAAATCCCATAAAATACATCTTATAGATCAATCCCACAATGAATTCCATGCTGCTAAGTACCCTGTGCAACTCGGATTGTTTCAGGGTTTTTAGGCTGGTGAGAGCACCTACAAAAACTAGTCTCTACTTCTGCTAGTCCTAAAGCCAATGATGCTCTCAGCATCTTGAGGTACCCTCTTCCTCTCATATTGGCTCACCAATTACTGTgcacataggaaaaaaagagacatctacatacaaaatatttagaaaggCAGTAATTTTAAAGCAGTGCTCTAGtttataattaaatttattttaggtCTTATGATTTGATACTCTGGGGTCTTTCAATACTTCAGGATACTTTTTTGGGTCTGCATTAAGTCTTTTATTACCTTTTATTAAACACGTTTAATGCAACCACTAGGCACAAAACACTCATTTAATTCTGTATTGTTATATTCAACTCAAAGCGTAAATAGTTAACAGATACGAAATCTTTGTTAATATAAGCTGTAGTTATACATTACTGAATTTCTCACATGAACCTATCACATCTGCAGCTGGCAGTGGTTAGTAATCCGCCTCCACCTAAAACAGGAGGTTAgcatttgttatttaaaaaaaaaaaaaatatctaaattttTCAAGACGGGGTATTTTTATGCATAACACCTTGGGAACTACAATGACCTAAGCTGACCAATAAAAAaacatcttaattttaaaactgcctCCTTTTTGACAATCTGTAAAATGGTCCACTAACAACATAGGTAAAACTTAAAGGTCTGAAAGCCTCACCCTAAAATCCCACTGTAAGCATTCCATCGAAAAGTCTGCTCATGCTGAGTGACATTGTGGAAAGGACAAAACTCATACTTGTaccttaagagaaaaaaaaaaaagatcagaaaaagaaaataagactgaaataaaaaactaGTTTGCTCCTAATAAATATATAGAATCAAATATCAAAATCCATTACTCACGTGGATTCCACAAAACTGAAACACTTGCCAGCAAGCCTAAAGAGATGCGCAGGGCctaaaaacaccacaaaattaCATCCaataagaataatgttttgGTTAAATTTAAGGAAGTTACTGTGGTGACAAAACTGCAAGGAGTATGCAAAAAATTTAGTTTTCTGCAGTACACAAGGAAATTTGTATCTTCCATATGGATTGCAGTAGGTTCCCACTAGTGATATATTGGTTTGCATCATGatctttaacatttttcatctccAATACACAGTGAAACAGGTAAGCCTCTTTCTATGACAGAAATAAGAAACCTGTATACAAACAAATATTTGGAGGCCAGATCCATGAAAATAATCAGCAGTGCACATCTTGCCAAAATCTAACACTGAAATCACTCGAATTCTTGCCTGGCAGCTGTCACAAAGTCATCCAAACTCCTCGAGTTTATACTAGTAAAACCCATTTGCTCAGAACATCAACAATGCTGCATAGTTAAGACTTTCACTGAGATTCTCAGACTAGATACTCCTTTTCACAGTTTGCCTTCATGGTCTGATCCAGTTAGTATTCAACCAGATAAACAGTTTACTGTCAGACAGGTCAGCAGTGACAAGTTACTCTTGTAGAATTGACCATTCCAGCCTTGCTGTCAACAGAATCCGGGACAGGTAACTTGTCATTCAAAAAAGGGCCAAAAGTGCTGAACTATGTGCTACAGTGGTATTTCAGCGTCCCTTTTTAAGGTAATTTTGCATGGAATGATTAAATGTTtgtgaggaaaggagaagaaaagagattaaaaagcaaataaaatagaaCCCCACCCTGGATTCTAGTTCCCCACTGCCAGGATTGCCTATGTACTTTCTCCAAAGATCTACACAAGCAATCCTAGAAACAAAGATCAGACCACCAGATTCACGCCCTCCGAATTGCTCTAACCACTGGGCTACAGGCAGGTTCTCTTTCCCATGTGATTTTTCTGACTGTATGTTCTTGCATTTCATTCTACAGATTATCATAGGCTTGGCCAAAGGCTTTGCCCCTCTACCACATGCAATCTGTGCCTTAGTGATTAGGACGCTCTCcccacagaggaagaaaagcaaatttgcATGTCCCTGGGGAATGGATTAAACTCATGTCTCCATTTCCTGGGCAGATGCTCTAAAAGAGAAATTATAGGAACTACTAACCCAACTGCCTTGTAAGAGAAAAGAACGAGTAAGGTTTCAATGCTAAACAAGTAATTGTGCAAGACAAGGTCCCATGGCCTAGATTCCAAGTCCATAGACACTCCAAGTTTTTGGCTACGCATAAGTTCCCACATCCGGGAAAGATGGATTTCTAGTGCAttgtccttttaattttttcctgctatttttGGCATCTTTCCATTCAGCATTCTAACTATAACTACTCCCATTTCTAACTATATCATTTTTCACATTCAGTACATGCAGAATTTATACATTTGATTTGGGTTTATAAAACATGACAGAAGACATTAAGCATAATCACGTTCAGTGTCACCATACCAAAATGCCTTTATTGAACCTGAACAAGGCTTAAGTTTGTGCCTAAGGTTAGCGGAGAGCCAAGAGTTGTTTCCTTTTGCTTACTCTTTGCATTTAGTGTTTATTTTATCTACTCTCCTCCATATGTGGTCTGTTATTTTTTAGACTCCTGCTTATCTTGCTAAAGTGGTGGATTTATATTGCAGCACCCAGGCTTTGTGTGTGAAACTAAGCCTCTGTAATTTGTTCCAAGACTACtctggttttttaaaaacaatttttaagtaCTACCAGATGATGGGATGACTTTTATATGACAATTTCAATGATGTCAGGGAttgtttcaaaagcaaaacagtttttattaaGGATCAGAAGGACCTGTGTCTGGctcaaaaaaacacagaaaacatatAGATAGCACTATGTCAAAGCCAGTCCAAATGGCACTGGGAAATGGAATACCAAAGAGGTTAATCTAGGTTTTAGCCCCTCAAAAGCacagtaaaatgcatttttccatgCTTATTTTCTATGATGCTCATAAAATGGCAAGTAAAATTCATCTTTGTCTGCATAAAGTCCAGGAGGCTATTCTGCAAATGACCGTCACTAAATGACAACAACTGTACAGAAAAGGTAACGCTTGCATATACCTGATATTGCAGATGGGGACATCTTCGGCTGCAGCCTATTTGTTTGAGGCAAGAATGGGTTATTCAACCTTTCAAAAGAACGAAAGTTAAATGTTTAGGCCTCGGTTACGCATCTGGCTCCAGTTGTGCCCTCCCCTGCCCGAGCGCCCCCACACCTGCAGCCACCCCTGCCCGCGGGCCCCTCTGCGGCCTCGGCACAAGCGACCCGGCCCGGCTCACCCGGCCCCGGAGGACGGGACGGGCTGGAGCGGGCGGCCGCCCAGCCCGGGTGGGTCGCGGGACATGGCGAGCGGGCGGCCACGTACCCGAACGTGTTCGGCTCCTCCACGATCTTCATCTTGCCGGCCGAGACGAAAAGACCTGCCGAACAGAGAGCGGTtggccgcggcgggcgggcgggcggcctgagccgccgccgctgccgccgcacccgctcgccgcccgcctgCGCCCGCGCTCACCCAGCGCCGCGCCCAGCGCCGCCACCAGCAGCCGCGCGGCCGCCATCGCCTCTTCCGCTGGAAGCGGAAGGGCACGGGTGGCCGCTCCCCCCGGTGCGGGGCTGCGCGGCGCGGGGCTATGCAGCGCGGCACCGTGGAGCGCGGCAGGCGCACTACCCCGCggaggggcgggcggcgcggagcTCGCAGTCTCGACACCTTTGCGGCGGAAGCGGAGGCCGCGCTGAGAGGTGCGGGAGCGCGCCGCGGCCTCCGGGCCGAGCGTGGCACGGCCGGGCCTGGCCTGGGCGCGCGGGGCCGCGCGGCCGGCTGCCGGGCACTAATGCGCGCTGCGGTTTTCAGCTTGCCTGGAGGGAGAgggggcggcggaggggagCGCCCCGGAGGCGAAGTTCCCGTGCCCTCTGGCCATGTGGGAGCTCGGACACTGCGATCCCAAGAGATGCACCGGGAGGAAACTGGCCCGGAAAGGGTTGCTCCGAACCCTGCGCCTCCGCCAGAGATTCCCGGGCCTCGTCCTCAGTCCTCTGGCTACCGAGTATGTCTCTGCAGCTGACAGGTGAGGCCCGCCTGTCTGCCGAGGCTGCGGAGGCACAGGCTGCTGTGGTGGTGATGTAGCGCGGAGAACATTTTAATCACCGATTCATGGCCAAAACTGTGCTACAGAATAAATTTTACCTTCCTGTAGTAGTACATTGATGCATGAACATGAGAAATAG
It encodes:
- the GNPTG gene encoding N-acetylglucosamine-1-phosphotransferase subunit gamma isoform X2, yielding MAAARLLVAALGAALGLFVSAGKMKIVEEPNTFGLNNPFLPQTNRLQPKMSPSAISGPAHLFRLAGKCFSFVESTYKYEFCPFHNVTQHEQTFRWNAYSGILGIWHEWEIDNNTFVGMWMREGDSCETKSRQTKVHLVCGKSNKLAYVSEPSTCVYSLTFETPLVCHPHSLLVYPTLPEALQTKWDEAEQFLYDELITDQEYKQLSKEIKKLQDLLSQHGIAYKGNSAENTSVEYVSHKLATAATTVLNGSKDDEHLHGDTGV